In one Terriglobia bacterium genomic region, the following are encoded:
- a CDS encoding aldehyde dehydrogenase family protein produces the protein MNQFAALNKQYIGGVWRDGASQKTLTDRNPYNGKPITEFKLASLADLDAAYRAAAAAQKVWAAVNPFEKRAILEKAITFVEQNEGDITDMIIEELGGTRLKAFFEIGLVKNIIKESATFPLRMTGEILPSTVEGKENRLYRIPVGVVGVISPFNFPFFLSMRSVAPALGAGNGVVLKPHDDTAITGGTLVARIFEAAGIPKGLLNVVIADIAEIGNNFVEHPIPRVISFTGSEGVGRRIGESAGRCLKKAILELGGNSAFIILADADLDYALNAAVFSRFTHQGQICMSANRILVHRSLYKQFLEKYVQRVSGLKVGDPRDPQTDIGPLMNKAQADTLARQIQKGVDEGAKPVLRGKAEGNLVSPTIFADVKPEMYVAQNELFGPAVCVMPFDTEEEAIAVANNSPYGLSGAIHTRNLEHGAELAKEIDSGMIHVNDGTISDEPTIAFGGEKASGIGRLNGRWALEEFTTLKWISVQRTHRHYPFEVAEASGS, from the coding sequence ATGAACCAGTTTGCGGCACTCAATAAGCAGTACATCGGCGGAGTATGGCGCGACGGCGCGAGCCAGAAGACGCTGACGGACAGGAATCCCTACAACGGGAAGCCCATTACCGAGTTCAAGCTGGCGAGCCTGGCGGATCTCGATGCGGCCTATCGCGCGGCAGCGGCGGCACAGAAGGTCTGGGCGGCGGTCAATCCCTTCGAGAAACGCGCCATCCTCGAGAAGGCGATCACCTTCGTGGAGCAGAACGAAGGCGACATCACCGACATGATTATCGAGGAACTCGGCGGCACGCGCCTCAAGGCCTTTTTTGAAATCGGCCTGGTGAAAAACATCATCAAGGAATCCGCCACCTTCCCCCTGCGCATGACCGGCGAGATCCTGCCCTCCACAGTCGAAGGCAAGGAAAACAGGCTCTACCGCATCCCGGTCGGGGTCGTGGGGGTTATCAGCCCGTTCAACTTCCCCTTCTTCCTGAGCATGCGTTCGGTGGCCCCGGCGCTGGGCGCGGGCAATGGCGTGGTTCTCAAGCCGCACGATGATACGGCCATCACCGGCGGCACGCTCGTTGCCCGGATCTTCGAAGCGGCGGGCATCCCCAAGGGCCTGTTGAACGTGGTCATCGCAGACATCGCGGAAATCGGAAACAACTTCGTCGAGCACCCCATTCCCCGCGTCATCTCCTTCACCGGCTCGGAAGGCGTCGGCCGGCGCATCGGAGAATCCGCCGGCCGCTGCCTGAAGAAAGCGATTCTGGAGCTGGGCGGCAACAGCGCCTTCATCATTCTTGCGGATGCCGATCTGGACTATGCCCTCAATGCCGCGGTCTTTAGCCGCTTCACGCACCAGGGGCAGATCTGCATGTCCGCCAACCGCATCCTGGTGCATCGCAGCCTGTACAAGCAATTCCTGGAGAAATATGTGCAGCGGGTTTCCGGGCTCAAAGTGGGCGATCCGCGAGATCCGCAGACCGATATTGGCCCGCTGATGAACAAGGCCCAGGCCGATACCCTCGCCCGGCAGATCCAGAAGGGCGTGGACGAAGGCGCCAAGCCGGTACTGCGCGGCAAAGCGGAAGGCAACCTGGTGTCCCCGACGATCTTTGCCGATGTGAAGCCCGAGATGTACGTCGCGCAGAATGAGCTATTCGGCCCGGCCGTGTGCGTCATGCCCTTCGATACCGAAGAAGAAGCCATCGCCGTGGCCAACAACAGCCCGTACGGGTTGAGCGGGGCCATTCATACGCGCAACCTGGAGCACGGCGCGGAGCTGGCCAAAGAGATCGACTCCGGCATGATCCACGTCAACGACGGCACCATCAGCGACGAACCCACCATTGCCTTTGGAGGCGAAAAAGCTTCGGGCATCGGACGGCTCAATGGCCGCTGGGCGCTGGAGGAGTTCACCACTCTGAAGTGGATCTCCGTGCAGCGCACGCACCGGCACTACCCATTTGAAGTGGCCGAAGCTTCCGGCTCGTAA
- a CDS encoding TonB-dependent receptor, giving the protein MRRISLGLLGVTILLLLVSANSVSAQQFATLNVTVNDQSGGAVPNANLTLKNTATGVERTAVTGEGGLAVIPSVPAGSYALTATHAGFAAHTVTVQLAVGQIASVTISLGVSAKAETVEVTETAQAVDPEKAEVSQVIDTPKIKDLPISGRDFIDFVLLTPSVSIGRSTAVGAQSPFTETVLKLSFAGVRESHTSFYSLDGIDYNTSISGVQRISPSQDWVQEFRVVDSPFTGDNGRNLGSVVNTVTKSGTNDVHGTLYEFFRNNKMDAKNLLSAPGFDTLRFNQFGGTVGGPIRKDKLFLFGGYEGQRRADSPIYSSLILGCTDNPGCFGPGSLSINQVKQLLGLQPEVLNSFLSIDDYDKMILKSNAIVSSKTFLNLTYLFNDSRKQNVRGAAPGEGMPSSYRDNPVRDQTAYGSLVHLFSQALTSETLFQYGRRKFDLIPKGAGLEPAIAVPDMLSSGGFVGSVRAYTEQRIQAAENLTYVRGNHTFKFGGDIEPVWIDTQVTLFSPGVGIFSPGCFFGGPSGCAGAPQGVFSPGTALAFLFLEPRELFGQQIPQRTLPFSTGLYAGPSQQAFDDATSLNFEHTLWSMYAQDLWKARPNLTVTLGLHYDVDTFPSAADVKIQGKFHPTNYGNIQPRASLAYSFHNGKGVVRAGAGLFNSPFVFSDVLVSWIGASEFTYMNQPLLSEFSDPTNQLIGFGASGAVGAPGPVFGGIGFSNFTHFGIYPDPTESPVLQFPLGYAKREFKNPIATQASLEIEHQVGKDFVVSLGYQWMHATRLPVYYSINGTPVTNGAGVEQCNPAITSGCSPYFTPTDPNFGFALYVKPGGFSIYNAGTVSVRKSFSHHYDFLANYTYSKSIDISTTVNLPNVPVNFVHPSLDRAVGDNNIPHRLTLALLGETPDTWNVVLRHFKASVLTNLQSARRYSIVAGFDTNGDLFPFPDRVGVIGRNTYKGDPSHTVDLRIQRVIPVNERVNVELSAEIFNLLNRANVLEIDHAYGLPDFVTAVPQQYKDGIAPPLSSGGNPSFGSPKFAGPARQVQLSLRLNF; this is encoded by the coding sequence GTGCGACGCATATCCTTGGGATTGCTTGGGGTTACGATTCTCTTGCTGTTGGTTTCCGCCAATAGCGTGTCTGCGCAGCAGTTCGCGACTTTGAATGTGACGGTGAACGACCAGTCGGGCGGGGCCGTCCCCAACGCCAACTTGACACTGAAGAACACCGCCACGGGTGTCGAACGCACCGCGGTCACGGGGGAGGGCGGACTTGCCGTCATCCCCAGCGTCCCGGCAGGGAGCTATGCCCTGACGGCGACGCATGCCGGGTTTGCGGCGCACACGGTCACAGTTCAGCTTGCCGTCGGTCAGATCGCCTCGGTGACCATCTCCCTGGGAGTTTCCGCGAAGGCGGAGACCGTCGAGGTGACGGAGACCGCGCAGGCCGTGGACCCCGAGAAGGCGGAAGTCAGCCAGGTGATTGACACGCCGAAGATCAAGGACCTGCCGATTTCCGGGCGCGACTTCATCGACTTCGTTCTGCTCACGCCTTCGGTGAGTATCGGGCGCAGCACGGCCGTGGGGGCGCAATCGCCGTTTACGGAGACGGTGCTGAAGCTGAGTTTCGCGGGAGTGCGTGAGAGCCACACGTCCTTTTATTCCTTGGACGGGATCGACTACAACACCAGCATTTCCGGCGTGCAGCGCATCAGCCCCTCGCAGGACTGGGTGCAGGAATTCCGCGTCGTGGACAGCCCTTTCACCGGGGACAACGGCCGCAACCTGGGTTCCGTGGTCAATACGGTCACCAAGTCGGGCACCAATGACGTGCACGGCACGCTCTACGAGTTTTTCCGCAACAACAAGATGGATGCCAAGAACCTGCTCTCCGCCCCGGGTTTCGACACGCTGCGCTTCAACCAGTTCGGCGGCACGGTGGGCGGGCCGATTCGGAAGGACAAGCTGTTCCTCTTCGGCGGCTACGAAGGGCAGCGCCGGGCGGATTCACCCATCTATTCCTCCTTGATCCTGGGCTGCACCGACAACCCAGGATGCTTCGGCCCCGGCAGTCTGAGCATCAACCAGGTGAAACAACTTCTCGGATTGCAGCCCGAGGTGCTGAACTCCTTTCTGAGCATCGATGACTACGACAAGATGATCTTGAAAAGCAACGCCATCGTGAGCAGCAAGACGTTTCTCAACCTGACCTACCTGTTCAACGATTCGCGCAAGCAGAATGTGCGCGGCGCGGCGCCGGGCGAAGGCATGCCTTCTTCCTATCGGGACAACCCCGTGCGCGACCAGACCGCCTACGGCAGCCTGGTCCACCTGTTTTCTCAGGCGCTCACCTCCGAGACGCTTTTCCAGTACGGACGCCGGAAGTTCGACCTGATCCCCAAGGGGGCCGGTCTGGAACCCGCCATTGCCGTTCCGGACATGCTGTCCTCGGGCGGCTTCGTCGGCAGCGTCCGGGCGTATACGGAACAGCGCATTCAGGCGGCCGAGAACCTGACCTATGTGCGCGGGAACCATACCTTCAAGTTTGGCGGCGACATCGAGCCGGTCTGGATCGATACCCAGGTCACCTTGTTCAGCCCGGGGGTGGGCATCTTTTCTCCAGGTTGCTTCTTTGGTGGCCCCTCCGGGTGCGCCGGCGCTCCGCAAGGCGTATTTTCCCCGGGCACGGCGCTGGCTTTCCTCTTCCTCGAGCCTCGCGAACTCTTCGGCCAGCAGATCCCGCAGCGGACACTGCCTTTCTCCACGGGCCTGTACGCCGGCCCTTCGCAGCAGGCCTTCGATGACGCGACCTCTCTAAACTTCGAACACACCCTGTGGTCGATGTATGCCCAGGACCTTTGGAAGGCGCGGCCCAACCTCACCGTTACCCTCGGCCTGCATTACGACGTGGATACCTTTCCGTCCGCGGCGGACGTGAAAATCCAGGGCAAGTTCCATCCCACCAACTATGGCAATATCCAGCCGCGCGCGAGCCTGGCGTATTCCTTCCACAACGGTAAGGGCGTGGTGCGTGCCGGCGCGGGCCTGTTCAACTCGCCGTTTGTCTTCAGTGACGTTTTGGTGAGCTGGATCGGCGCCTCGGAATTCACCTACATGAACCAGCCGCTGTTGTCGGAGTTCAGTGATCCCACCAACCAGTTGATTGGCTTTGGGGCCTCCGGTGCAGTGGGTGCTCCCGGGCCGGTGTTTGGCGGCATCGGGTTCAGCAATTTTACCCACTTCGGCATTTATCCGGATCCGACAGAGAGTCCGGTGTTGCAGTTCCCCTTGGGGTACGCCAAACGCGAATTCAAGAATCCCATCGCCACGCAGGCCAGCCTGGAAATTGAACACCAGGTTGGCAAGGACTTCGTCGTCTCGTTGGGATACCAGTGGATGCACGCCACGCGCCTGCCGGTCTACTACAGCATCAACGGGACGCCGGTAACCAATGGTGCGGGGGTGGAGCAGTGCAATCCGGCTATCACCAGCGGCTGCTCGCCGTACTTTACGCCCACCGATCCCAACTTCGGGTTTGCGCTGTACGTCAAACCCGGAGGATTCTCGATTTACAATGCGGGCACCGTCAGCGTGCGCAAATCCTTCTCGCACCACTATGACTTCCTGGCCAATTACACCTACTCGAAGTCCATTGATATCTCGACAACCGTCAACCTGCCCAACGTGCCGGTAAATTTCGTCCATCCGAGCCTGGACCGGGCCGTCGGGGACAACAACATCCCGCACCGGCTCACCCTGGCGCTGCTTGGGGAGACCCCGGACACCTGGAATGTCGTGCTGCGCCATTTCAAGGCCTCGGTGCTCACCAACCTGCAGAGCGCGCGGCGCTATAGCATCGTTGCCGGCTTCGATACCAACGGCGACCTTTTCCCCTTCCCCGACCGCGTGGGGGTTATCGGCCGGAATACGTATAAAGGGGACCCCAGCCACACGGTGGATCTGCGCATCCAGCGCGTGATTCCCGTCAACGAACGCGTCAATGTGGAGCTCAGCGCGGAGATCTTCAACCTGCTCAACCGTGCCAACGTGCTGGAAATCGACCACGCCTATGGGCTGCCGGATTTCGTGACCGCGGTTCCCCAGCAGTACAAGGACGGCATTGCTCCCCCGCTGTCTTCGGGTGGCAATCCCTCGTTCGGGTCGCCGAAATTTGCCGGCCCGGCGCGGCAAGTCCAATTGTCGCTGCGCTTGAATTTCTAG
- a CDS encoding hydrolase, producing MIKPYTAVGLVPTIRGIRSRKDIKINLDHLKHLVKAANWLSAMDLPVRLMAIPEGALQAFNDEVLDMDHVQYARKCAIDIPGEETEEIGKIAREWDCFIMAQAKARHPDWKDRFFNVGFILNPKGEVILKHYKVSPLYPVEHSVCPHDIYDWWIEKYGRNLDAFWPVVDTEIGRMGIMMANEGSYPENARALAMNGAEIVYRASYPHPGSGNDFFEIQSAARALDNNMYIMAPNLGTYFLFPEDTTPIDTFGGRSYIFNYKGQKVGKLEYSGGSSYVAGVIDVEALRDHRARAQWDNWMKDIRSELYQIVYEKPIYPKNLYLNRVPMKHAEYREKVIKRQIALMHERGIWKKPER from the coding sequence ATGATCAAGCCCTATACCGCCGTCGGTCTTGTGCCCACCATCCGCGGGATCCGCTCCCGCAAGGACATCAAGATCAATCTGGACCATCTGAAGCATCTGGTGAAGGCCGCCAACTGGCTCTCCGCCATGGATCTGCCGGTGCGGCTGATGGCCATCCCCGAGGGCGCTTTGCAAGCCTTCAATGACGAAGTGCTCGACATGGACCATGTGCAGTACGCGCGGAAATGCGCCATCGATATTCCGGGCGAGGAGACGGAAGAAATCGGCAAGATCGCTCGCGAATGGGACTGTTTCATCATGGCCCAGGCCAAGGCGCGCCACCCGGACTGGAAAGACCGTTTCTTCAATGTGGGCTTCATTCTCAATCCCAAGGGAGAAGTGATTCTGAAGCATTACAAGGTGTCCCCGCTGTATCCGGTGGAGCATTCCGTCTGCCCGCATGACATTTACGATTGGTGGATCGAGAAGTACGGACGCAACCTGGACGCCTTCTGGCCGGTCGTGGACACCGAGATTGGCCGGATGGGCATCATGATGGCCAACGAAGGATCGTATCCCGAAAATGCGCGGGCCCTGGCGATGAATGGCGCGGAAATCGTTTACCGGGCCTCCTACCCGCATCCCGGCAGCGGCAACGACTTCTTCGAGATCCAGAGCGCGGCCCGCGCGCTGGACAATAATATGTACATTATGGCGCCCAATCTGGGGACCTATTTCCTTTTCCCCGAGGACACCACGCCCATTGATACTTTTGGCGGACGCTCTTATATCTTCAATTACAAGGGCCAGAAGGTCGGCAAGCTCGAGTACAGCGGCGGATCGAGTTACGTCGCCGGCGTGATCGATGTGGAAGCCCTGCGCGACCACCGCGCCCGCGCGCAATGGGACAACTGGATGAAGGACATCCGCTCCGAGCTCTATCAGATCGTCTATGAAAAGCCCATCTATCCCAAGAACCTCTATTTGAACCGCGTCCCGATGAAACACGCTGAATACCGGGAGAAAGTCATCAAACGCCAGATCGCTCTGATGCACGAACGCGGCATCTGGAAGAAGCCGGAACGCTGA
- a CDS encoding cysteine hydrolase — protein MPHQDRASRKKFFTVDPRRCALLVIDMQNAFVAEGEPFETPPARAMVPRLERLIRFCREREMPIVWTQSDHRPPYGGLMLQKFPVIGEQRVLWQGEPSFEMYPHMLQPQEAVSEYRLVKHKFDAFFETGLDAILRYHHTDTVIITGTATNVCCESTARAAFMRDYYVAFPSDANASFDPAMHEATLKNIDLFFGRVMTTEELLAEMEAAIAETSTAAQRRTRKPRP, from the coding sequence ATGCCCCACCAAGACCGTGCATCCCGGAAAAAATTTTTCACGGTGGACCCCCGGCGTTGCGCCCTACTCGTCATCGACATGCAGAACGCCTTTGTGGCCGAGGGCGAGCCGTTCGAAACGCCGCCGGCGCGCGCGATGGTTCCGCGCCTCGAGCGTCTGATCCGGTTTTGCCGCGAACGCGAGATGCCCATCGTCTGGACCCAGTCGGATCACCGGCCGCCCTATGGCGGCCTGATGCTGCAGAAGTTTCCCGTCATCGGCGAGCAGCGCGTCCTGTGGCAGGGCGAGCCGAGCTTTGAGATGTATCCCCACATGCTCCAGCCGCAGGAAGCGGTCTCCGAGTACCGGCTGGTCAAGCATAAGTTCGACGCTTTTTTCGAAACCGGCCTGGACGCCATTCTGCGCTATCACCACACGGATACCGTAATCATCACCGGAACCGCCACCAACGTCTGCTGCGAATCCACGGCCCGTGCTGCGTTCATGCGTGACTACTATGTGGCATTTCCCAGCGATGCCAATGCGTCATTCGATCCGGCCATGCACGAGGCCACACTGAAGAACATCGACTTATTCTTTGGCAGAGTGATGACCACTGAGGAGCTTCTGGCGGAAATGGAAGCGGCGATTGCGGAGACCTCCACGGCGGCGCAGCGCCGCACTCGGAAGCCGCGGCCCTGA
- a CDS encoding lysine 2,3-aminomutase, whose amino-acid sequence MGVGGQPFKYPLERAFVEPDWRRFPGWKDVTREQWETALWQRQHTVKNLKELKEVMGALLPEDLAANVERDMRERATMSMLIPPQMINTMNERDLWNDPVRHYMLPAFDDRHPEWPSHPHASRDSLHESDMWAVEGLTHRYPTKVLAEMVSTCPQYCGHCTRMDLVGNDVPQVTKLRFQIPQKERFEQMLDYLRRTPQVRDVVVSGGDIGNLPIQQLEPFVSALLDIENIRDIRFASKGLIGIPQHFLQDEVLHGYERLARKARERGVSLAFHTHANHAAQVTPLVARASRKLLELGFRDVRNQGVLLRGVNASSRELLELCFTLLDHASIIPYYFYMCDMIPNAEHWRVAVYEAQQLQHDIMGYLPGFATPRIVCDVPFVGKRWVHQVRQYDRDKGVTYWTKNYKTGIEAQDPEALTRQYEYYDPIYTLPEAGQEWWRLQHEHTAS is encoded by the coding sequence GTGGGTGTAGGCGGACAGCCGTTCAAGTATCCGCTGGAGCGCGCGTTTGTGGAGCCGGACTGGCGGCGTTTTCCGGGCTGGAAGGACGTGACGCGGGAGCAGTGGGAGACGGCCTTGTGGCAACGGCAGCACACGGTCAAGAACCTCAAAGAACTGAAGGAAGTGATGGGCGCCCTGCTCCCCGAGGACCTCGCGGCCAATGTCGAGCGGGACATGCGCGAGCGCGCCACTATGTCCATGCTCATTCCGCCGCAGATGATCAACACCATGAATGAGCGGGACCTGTGGAACGATCCGGTGCGCCACTACATGCTCCCGGCGTTCGACGACCGCCATCCGGAGTGGCCCAGCCATCCGCACGCCAGCCGCGACAGCCTGCATGAATCCGACATGTGGGCGGTGGAGGGGCTGACGCACCGCTACCCGACCAAGGTGCTGGCGGAGATGGTTTCCACCTGCCCGCAGTACTGCGGGCACTGCACGCGCATGGACCTGGTGGGCAACGATGTGCCGCAGGTGACCAAGCTGCGCTTCCAGATTCCGCAGAAAGAGCGCTTCGAACAGATGCTCGATTATCTGCGGCGCACGCCACAGGTTCGCGACGTGGTGGTTTCCGGCGGGGACATCGGCAACCTGCCCATCCAGCAGCTCGAGCCGTTCGTCAGCGCCTTGCTGGACATCGAAAACATCCGCGACATCCGCTTCGCCTCCAAGGGGCTGATCGGCATCCCGCAGCATTTCCTGCAGGACGAGGTGCTGCACGGCTACGAGCGTCTGGCCAGGAAGGCGCGGGAGCGCGGCGTCAGCCTGGCGTTTCACACCCACGCCAACCATGCCGCGCAGGTCACGCCCCTGGTGGCGCGGGCTTCGCGCAAGCTGCTGGAGCTGGGCTTCCGCGACGTGCGCAACCAGGGCGTGCTGCTGCGCGGCGTCAACGCTTCCTCCCGGGAACTGCTCGAGTTGTGCTTCACGCTTCTCGATCATGCCTCGATCATTCCCTACTACTTCTACATGTGTGACATGATCCCCAACGCCGAGCACTGGCGCGTGGCGGTCTACGAAGCGCAGCAGTTGCAGCACGACATCATGGGCTATCTGCCGGGCTTCGCCACCCCGCGCATCGTCTGCGACGTGCCCTTTGTGGGCAAGCGCTGGGTGCACCAGGTGCGCCAGTACGACCGCGACAAGGGCGTTACCTACTGGACCAAGAACTACAAGACCGGCATCGAGGCCCAGGATCCCGAAGCGCTGACCCGCCAGTACGAATACTACGATCCCATCTACACACTGCCCGAGGCCGGACAGGAATGGTGGCGCCTGCAGCACGAGCATACGGCCAGCTGA
- a CDS encoding energy transducer TonB: MQATRPRVEANFSKSLIEMNRVPAGSRALQLAVSIVVHVLVIGVPLLLSLWYTDTLNLRAYTATLLVGPPPPPPPPPAAAAVVRTAPRRVFTSEGKLLAPRFIPKQVAVLKEAPLPDVSGLEGISGGVPGGVPGGQMGGVLGGVLGGILSSKAVAPPLAAKAKAPVRIGGRVRPPRALLKAAPDYPALAQSARIQGDVVIDATIDSQGNVIDARVVSGHPLLYDAALNAVRTWKYEPTYLNDEPVPIQMNVIVSFRMH; this comes from the coding sequence GTGCAAGCCACGCGTCCGCGCGTCGAGGCTAATTTCTCGAAATCACTCATCGAGATGAACCGCGTGCCGGCAGGCTCGCGCGCCCTGCAACTCGCCGTTTCCATCGTGGTGCATGTGCTGGTCATCGGCGTGCCCCTGCTGCTTTCGCTGTGGTACACGGACACGCTCAATCTGCGCGCGTACACGGCGACGCTGCTGGTCGGCCCGCCACCTCCACCACCTCCGCCGCCGGCCGCCGCCGCAGTCGTCCGCACGGCGCCGCGCCGCGTCTTCACCAGCGAAGGCAAACTCCTGGCGCCCAGGTTTATTCCCAAACAGGTAGCGGTGCTCAAGGAAGCGCCGCTCCCGGATGTTTCCGGGCTGGAGGGCATCTCGGGCGGCGTTCCCGGCGGCGTGCCGGGCGGGCAGATGGGCGGAGTGCTCGGGGGAGTACTCGGCGGCATCTTGAGCAGCAAGGCGGTTGCGCCGCCGCTCGCGGCAAAGGCCAAGGCTCCGGTGCGCATTGGAGGCCGGGTGCGGCCGCCGCGCGCGCTGCTGAAGGCCGCACCCGACTATCCTGCTCTGGCCCAGAGCGCGCGTATCCAGGGCGACGTGGTGATCGACGCGACGATCGATTCGCAGGGGAATGTGATAGACGCGAGGGTTGTCAGCGGCCACCCGTTGCTCTACGACGCGGCGCTGAATGCCGTGCGCACGTGGAAATACGAGCCGACGTACCTGAATGACGAGCCCGTGCCCATTCAGATGAATGTAATCGTATCGTTCCGGATGCACTGA